The Priestia koreensis genomic interval TCATAAAGCTTTTTCGATTCCGCCACGTACTTGCTATTTAAGCTGTTTTCAAGATTTTTGTTTTTTAGCCCTGAAATAGACGGCGTTTTAGTGTCTATGCTTGCATGGTGACGCTCTTCCTTTACTTCTGTAAACGTAACGATTTCGACAATTTTATCTACGACTGGAATTTTAGACATCGCATGAGCCGCCTGTGGGCTGACATTTACCGTTCCAATAAATAAGGCAGCAGCGGCCGCAATCGAAGCAGGCCAAATATAAAGCCGCTTCTTTTTCACTGTTTTGGGCTTTTGCTGAAGTGCTTTTTCAATGACATCATCTAACTCTTTTGGTATCGGTACGCTTTTGTAAGCTTCCCGTAACGTTTCCAACTTTTTATCCATTCTCATTGTTCCTCCTCGGTCATGTTAATGCGTAATAACTTTAATCCACGATATAATCTTGTTTTGACCGTACTTAAATGTTCATCCATAATCTCCGCAATTTCTTCTAGCTTTAAATCCTCAAAGTAACGCAGCACGATAATGGTTCTATACGTAAGCGGCAACTCATCAAGCGCCTCATGAAGATCCATATCGGTGTACGTGTCTTCTTGTCCCGTTGATAAAAATTCAAGCGTTGCATCATCCGTTACGCTCACTCGCTTATGCTTTCGTAGAAAATCGATGGAGGTGCGGACAATAATTTTATACATCCAGCTTTTAATCGACTCAGGATCTTGAATCCGATCGAGTGATACAAGCGCTTTTTGAATGGATTCTTGAATAATATCCAGCGCGTCCTCTTGATTTTTGACGTAGCTATACGCCAGTCGATAAAAATCTTCTTTATATTCAGTTATGCACGTGACTAATATGGCCTGTAAATCTTTGTTTTTCATTGCATTAAAGAGCTCCTTTAAAATAGTAAAATACGTATTTTTACTTGTTACATAGGATAGACGTGGTAGAAATTCAAATAGTTTGCGCTTTAATGATTTTTTTACATCATTCAACGAAAAAAACTTGAGGAACTCCCTCAAGCTTTTTTCTATGACTTATACAAATCTTGACGATTTACCGTTTGTGGGGGTTGCTCCATCCAGCCACGCTTGATGATAATTTCAAGCCCTTCCCCACCATAACTCATAATCTCAGTCAGCAAAATGGAGTAGTGTACCGCTAAATCTTTGCGAAGCGATGTAGAAAGAGCGTAGGACAGCATATAGATTCCCGTTGTCGTAGTAGCAGAAATCAAAAACATAATGAGCCGGTCCGAAAACGGTGACGTAGTCGAAGAAGTTACTTCCATACTCACTGGAATATTCCCTAGCTGCTCTTCTTTTCGTAAAATTTTATTAAACGTATCAATCTGCTTCTCAGACAGTTTCTTTCCTTTTAATAGATACGCTTTAATTTCTTGGTCTTTCGTTACTTGGATGAGCCCCATCATTAACAAAAGCCCTATGTAATTTCGCTCGATAGTGGAAAAGATTTCACTCAGCTCCATTGAATTGAGCGGTCTTTTCTCCCCAAAAAACGCGCCGAACAGCGTTTGCTGCTTTTCCATGTATTCTACTTCTTTTGGATACATCATTTTTGGTGGACGATCATAAATTCCTTTTGACAGCATAAGTTCCAACGATTTTTTATACAACGCTTTACTAGACATTAATCCCTCGTCATAGTACGCCACAACATCTTTCCTCGCTACCTTCGTAAGCACCGTGGCATAGTACGGGACGGTCATCTGTCCGACACGGTACACAAAGCTCAGCGCAAATAAATCGGTGAACAGTGCGGGCGCGGTTAAATCCACATCTTTATCTGTGAACGCCTTCGGAATAGGAAATGATTCTGTTACAAAGATTTGTTCTATTTTTTGCAAATAGGACATCTCGAGTGCAAGCATTTCCTCAACAATTGGCTTAATCTCCTGATCTTTTAGGTGCTGTAAAAAATGCTTATAAAAGCAAGTGGTTGCGCTGTGCTGCAAATAACTCGTCCATAACGCAGCAATTTCTGGGCTTGTAAGTGGTATGTTATGTTCTTGTTCTGTCATCCGTCTGCTCCCTACCAAACCATTGATTTGGTCATAGCTTTTGTTGAATGACTCTAACTTATTCTTCGTCGTGCAAAAATGATATGCAGAGCATTGATTTTACGCCCTATATTCAATCCAGAAAATGATATTAATAAGAATGTTGGATGTATACTACGAGTTCTTTCCACTACCTCTTTATTTTAGTACGTGATGGAAAAACTCTTTTCAGATCGTCAACTACTCATAAAAATGCTTTCGAAGCATGATTCTAAGCAAAAAAATAGCCAATTTCATTGAAATTAGCTAAATTAAATCCCCTTGATAAGGGATGCGGGGCATTTTCATAAAATTATAAGTCGCAAGCTCTTCAACGCGAGTAAAATAGGCGTAAGCGCTCTCGACAAGCATTAAGTTCGGAACGCTTTCTTTCTCTTTCACCAAAATGATTGGCTTTTGAAACGCATACGCATATCCCACTTCAAAGGCCGTTCCACTATCAACGGACATTCCTTCATAGTCATGAATCACAACCACAACATCCGCTCTGCGTAAAAAGCGAAGATCATTATTAAAAACGACTTTTCGCCACTGCTCGGAGGCAAACGGAAGCTCTTTGTGCTGATGAAGACGCGCCGAGAAAATATCAGCAACATACGGGTTCTGACTTAGTGCATTCTCTAGTCGTTTCACCCGATCCAGCTGCTCCTCATCAAAAAAAGGACTCGCAATAAACACACGGATAACTCCTACTGCTGCTGCATCCATCTGATCATTCCTTTCTGACACCCAATACTAGTGTATTTTGATGGACAAACAAATTATGACTGAGAGACAAAAACAGAATGGCAAACACGCTTTTGTCTCTTAAAAAAAGGAGGACGGTGCTCGGAGGCCACTGAAAAACTTCGGATTTTTTAGATGATGAGTAGAACGTAAGACAAAAAAGGCCAAGTTCCTTTCAAAATGGAAACTTGGCCTTTACATCTGATGCAGTCGCTCTAGGTTGTTTGGAACGGAAGGTGCGAGACTCCTGCGGGATTAGCGTGACAGGTGAGACCCCGCAGAGCAGCGAGGAGGCTCACCGCGCGCCCCGCGGAAAGCGAAGCGACCTGAGTGGAAATGAATCGAATCCGTTATGAACGCAACCCTCTACGGACTTTTTCAATGACCTCCAGCGCTCTCACACCGTCCCCCTTCATTCATTATTGTAGATTTTTAAATCCGTATTTTTCGAAAATCTTCATCGCTTGATCTGTTTGTAGGTAGCGATAGAATGCTTTCGCTTCTTTTTTGTGTTTACTATCTTTAATCACTCCGACGGGATACACGATCGGATCATGCGTATCATCTGCTGCTGTTGCCGAAATTCGTACCTTTTTCGATGTTAACGCATCCGTTTTATATACGATTCCCGCGTCTACATTTCCTGTTTCAACATATGTAAGCACTTGACGCACATCTTTGGCATACACAACGTTTGACTGAACGTTACCCCACAGCTTTAGAGCGGTTAGCGTGTCTTTTGCGTATTGCCCTGCAGGAACCGATTCGGGTGTTCCAATAGATAGCTTCTTCGCTTTTGGTAAGTCCTCAAACGTCTGAATATCACCTTTTGCTTGCTGCGGCTCCACGAGTACGATGTCGTTTCCGAGAAGGTTTGTTCCTTCCTTTTTGTCAATCTTGTTTTGTTTCACTAAGGTTTCATACTTATCCTCTGCTGCCGAGAAGAAAAGATCGGCCGGTGCACCTTGAGAAATTTGTTGCTGAAGAGCGCCTGAAGCGCCAAAATTGTAGTTCAGCGTGACATGCTTATGTTCTTTTTCATACTCTTTTTTGATCTCCTGTAGCGCATCCTGAAGACTAGCTGCTGCGGAGATAGTTAAATCAACGTTTTTCGTTTCGTTCCCCTTCTCGCTGCTTGATGAACACCCTGTCATAATGAGAAGGACGCATGCTAGAGAGGTGATAATAGCTGTAAGTTGTTTCATTTTTTCTCCTTTTTATAATTATTTATATTTAGATATAACTAATTATAATCAATTATAACTAATTATGAAATAACAAAATGATTGACCGATGATTTTTTAATCCTCATAAGCTACAATAAAGAAAGGAGGGGAACAAGATGTCTAACGAACTATCTTATACAATTGAAGAAGTCGCAAAGCTTCTTAAAGTCTCAAAACTGACGGTTTATGACCTCGTAAAAAAAGGCGACCTACCTGTTTTTCGTGTAGGACGTCAAATGCGAATGACCGCTTCAGATTTAAATGACTATATTCAATCTCAAACTGCACGTCCTACACCTCCTATCTCAGCGGCTGAGCCAACCGCAAAGCCTATTGTTATTAGCGGCCAAGACATGGTGTTGGATATTTTGAGCAATCATATTGAGGAGCACCTGCAGCAGAAAACGCTTCGCTCCTACTCTGGAAGCTTGAATAGCTTGATTGCGATGTACAACGGTGAGTGTGATGTGGTTAGTTTACATATGTTTGATGGTGATACAGGAGAATACAATCTGCCGTTTACGAAAAAAATTCTCGTTGGTCATCCTCATATCGTCATTCGCCTTTTATCTCGAAGAGCAGGATTTTATGTTCAAAAAGGAAATCCACAAAAGCTTTCGTCTTGGGAAGATTTAGCGAATGGTGAGCTCAGACTTGTAAATCGTGAAAAAGGTTCTGGTGCCCGGATCTTACTTGATGAACAGCTCCGTCTTCATCATATTCCTCCACATACTATATACGGGTATGACCACGAGGAATCTAGTCATTTAAGCGTCGCATCAGCAGTGGCCTCTAACTCCGCTGATGTGGGAATTGGAATCGAAAAAGCCGCAACGATGGTCGGCATTGATTTTATCCCTCTGATTAACGAATGCTATGACTTGGTTATCTTAAAAAACGCGCAAAATCGCGCACTCATTGAGTACGTAACAAAGCTCTTATGCAGTTCTTCTTTTCAAGCTAAAATTGAAGCACTTGGAAATTATGATATTTCTGAAATGGGCCATATTGTATATGAATCACACTAAAAAAGCCCGTCTGTTCGAATGAACTAGACGGGCTTTTTAATCTACACTTATCCACGACCAGCTTGGAATGATGGATACTGCGTCATTCCGCCATCTGCAAATAGCGTAATTCCGGTTACATAGCTTGCTTCCGATGATGCGAGCCAAGCCGCAACGGCCGCAATTTCTTCTGGCTTCCCGATATATCCCATTGGAATCATGCTTTCTACATCTGCACGCTGCTCAGGATCATTGAATTTCTCTGCATTGATTGGCGTATCAATTGCACCTGGT includes:
- a CDS encoding sigma-70 family RNA polymerase sigma factor, producing the protein MKNKDLQAILVTCITEYKEDFYRLAYSYVKNQEDALDIIQESIQKALVSLDRIQDPESIKSWMYKIIVRTSIDFLRKHKRVSVTDDATLEFLSTGQEDTYTDMDLHEALDELPLTYRTIIVLRYFEDLKLEEIAEIMDEHLSTVKTRLYRGLKLLRINMTEEEQ
- a CDS encoding DUF3231 family protein; this translates as MTEQEHNIPLTSPEIAALWTSYLQHSATTCFYKHFLQHLKDQEIKPIVEEMLALEMSYLQKIEQIFVTESFPIPKAFTDKDVDLTAPALFTDLFALSFVYRVGQMTVPYYATVLTKVARKDVVAYYDEGLMSSKALYKKSLELMLSKGIYDRPPKMMYPKEVEYMEKQQTLFGAFFGEKRPLNSMELSEIFSTIERNYIGLLLMMGLIQVTKDQEIKAYLLKGKKLSEKQIDTFNKILRKEEQLGNIPVSMEVTSSTTSPFSDRLIMFLISATTTTGIYMLSYALSTSLRKDLAVHYSILLTEIMSYGGEGLEIIIKRGWMEQPPQTVNRQDLYKS
- a CDS encoding nucleoside 2-deoxyribosyltransferase, which codes for MDAAAVGVIRVFIASPFFDEEQLDRVKRLENALSQNPYVADIFSARLHQHKELPFASEQWRKVVFNNDLRFLRRADVVVVIHDYEGMSVDSGTAFEVGYAYAFQKPIILVKEKESVPNLMLVESAYAYFTRVEELATYNFMKMPRIPYQGDLI
- the modA gene encoding molybdate ABC transporter substrate-binding protein; the protein is MKQLTAIITSLACVLLIMTGCSSSSEKGNETKNVDLTISAAASLQDALQEIKKEYEKEHKHVTLNYNFGASGALQQQISQGAPADLFFSAAEDKYETLVKQNKIDKKEGTNLLGNDIVLVEPQQAKGDIQTFEDLPKAKKLSIGTPESVPAGQYAKDTLTALKLWGNVQSNVVYAKDVRQVLTYVETGNVDAGIVYKTDALTSKKVRISATAADDTHDPIVYPVGVIKDSKHKKEAKAFYRYLQTDQAMKIFEKYGFKNLQ
- a CDS encoding helix-turn-helix transcriptional regulator; this encodes MSNELSYTIEEVAKLLKVSKLTVYDLVKKGDLPVFRVGRQMRMTASDLNDYIQSQTARPTPPISAAEPTAKPIVISGQDMVLDILSNHIEEHLQQKTLRSYSGSLNSLIAMYNGECDVVSLHMFDGDTGEYNLPFTKKILVGHPHIVIRLLSRRAGFYVQKGNPQKLSSWEDLANGELRLVNREKGSGARILLDEQLRLHHIPPHTIYGYDHEESSHLSVASAVASNSADVGIGIEKAATMVGIDFIPLINECYDLVILKNAQNRALIEYVTKLLCSSSFQAKIEALGNYDISEMGHIVYESH